The Porites lutea chromosome 4, jaPorLute2.1, whole genome shotgun sequence genome contains a region encoding:
- the LOC140934310 gene encoding uncharacterized protein has product MLVHLFGGASSPSCINYSIKRKTKGNKEDFDAVTIATMKRNFYVDDCFKSIPTNPKAVKLVGELRELLSRGGFRLTNWISNSKEVMDSVLETEKAPSVKNLDLSENVTLTEKALGVQWNIHTDTFGFKIIDKKNPRLEEEFCLSFVLSMTPWGSFPPVF; this is encoded by the coding sequence ATGTTAGTCCACTTGTTTGGTGGAGCTTCATCTCCCAGCTGCATAAACTACTCTatcaagagaaaaacaaaaggtaatAAAGAAGATTTCGACGCGGTTACCATAGCAACCATGAAACGTAACTTCTACGTGGATGATTGTTTCAAATCAATCCCGACCAACCCAAAGGCTGTTAAATTGGTGGGTGAACTCCGCGAATTATTATCAAGAGGAGGTTTTCGCCTGACCAATTGGATATCAAATTCCAAGGAGGTAATGGACTCTGTACTTGAAACGGAGAAAGCACCATCAGTAAAGAATCTTGACCTCTCTGAAAACGTAACGCTAACCGAAAAAGCGCTTGGTGTCCAGTGGAACATTCATACTGACACATTTGGTTTTAAGATCATCGACAAGAAAAACCCGCGACTAGAAGAGGaattttgtctgtcatttgttCTGTCTATG